In Vanessa atalanta chromosome 3, ilVanAtal1.2, whole genome shotgun sequence, one genomic interval encodes:
- the LOC125077248 gene encoding uncharacterized protein LOC125077248 has protein sequence MRGSVYLFLLLARTVAAITGPRIENDFDRSRQPPLGPTGFNDHQTRYGISPSLQNFQGQPNILSSPAPPIQFPQPIFQQQPYVPQFNNLLPAQNIPSNAPVQNNNGFQYNQPPSVNPINNLGQIQQHQNIPQPIPTLSAFQNNGLPLTQTAPQTFNPNQNIHSSIAQQRPTQAAFLPSLNTANNQAFSAPSPITIQAAPNLAPQNLNNQQIPFQSISQSPLYNNNNGQSVSQLRDYYEQQSKENLEKLKELQERQRIIQKHQEFVQKQQQKQQEKVEKLHEEFVSKQATKSIPSYTTTENYEDYFKRNQEKRRPLLPHETDLFRKAVEQYEKEHPTTTTSTTTTTTTTTTARPTTRYRTRSPTRTRAPPQDRNKQKLYNEIKNLLEESDTKGFDDNLRAKSVALLQKPDILKQLKVALAENPEDFNEKNFTSREISLNGQKFEVIRTTNPNLIPKGAIAADSPDLGKLITATQEPQKESRISFDDLTKGVLPPGANFELIKQADNGKLEEVSKIPSSLQNKKKVTFVFLEEQDDGTFKVKGVKANGQQTEEGPEVEDILNKIKKGEIQLPGPTKISNNIYTSSTQSPTISTTEYIAESSHHPSSYTSFVTTSNYGNSGHTNPIQTTPAPTYRNSIASSTRTTPVTQTYAPTTRATTSERYVIKSSTPNYIKNRHSHHQATRSHVPSTTAINTTPVYRTTPQDIVVIGSSAAPSYEESTVNLNYDKSDTPDLVDILKENGLFATAKYLKQSGLDAILNETGPYTIFAPTDKAFRTLLVQLGGPDRAEEKFRDNPRLLSGLLLHHVIPGAFDIGSLQDEMTGVSLAGTQLRVNQYDMHDVEWNEVRVTTINGARVLDDKKDIHIPQGIAHAVDRVMFPLPVGDLVQTLQADRDRRFTTFLKAIYASGFAETLAESKTYTVFAPTDAAFARLPAAELARAADRAGARALVARHVLPGTLYSAGMRYYQLRNSMEDAKPLTLQKSSGRIKVNNAQVITHNIPATNGVIHAVDTLL, from the exons ATGAGGGGTAGCGTTTATTTGTTCTTGCTATTGGCGCGTACTGTCGCCGCCATCACAGGACCTAGA atagAAAATGACTTCGACAGAAGCAGACAGCCACCGCTAGGTCCTACTGGTTTCAACGATCATCAAACGAGATATGGGATATCACCTTCGTTACAGAATTTCCAAGGGCAACCTAATATATTGAGCAGTCCAGCACCCCCAATTCAATTCCCTCAGCCAATCTTTCAACAACAACCGTATGTTCCGCAGTTCAACAATTTACTACCAGCTCAAAATATTCCAAGCAATGCTCCTGTTCAAAACAACAATGGATTTCAATATAACCAACCCCCAAGTGTAAATCCAATAAACAATTTGGGTCAAATTCAACAGCATCAAAATATACCACAACCGATACCTACTTTGTCAGCATTTCAAAATAACGGTCTTCCGTTGACGCAAACCGCTCCTCAAACATTtaatccaaatcaaaatattcatagtTCAATCGCCCAGCAGAGACCTACGCAGGCTGCATTTTTACCATCTCTAAATACTGCTAATAATCAAGCTTTTAGTGCACCCAGTCCCATTACTATTCAAGCCGCACCTAATCTAGCACCACAAAATTTGAACAATCAACAAATTCCTTTCCAGTCAATAAGTCAATCgccattgtataataataataatggacaATCTGTATCACAGTTAAGGGATTATTATGAACAACAATCAAAAGAAAATCTAGAAAAATTAAAGGAACTCCAAGAAAGACAAAGAATTATTCAGAAACACCAAGAGTTTGTTCAGAAACAACAGCAAAAGCAGCAAGAAAAGGTTGAAAAATTACACGAAGAATTTGTCAGTAAACAAGCCACAAAATCAATACCAAGCTATACGACCACAGAGAATTATGAAGATTACTTCAAACGCAATCAAGAAAAACGAAGACCTTTACTGCCCCACGAAACAGATTTATTCAGGAAAGCTGTTGAACAATATGAAAAGGAGCACCCAACTACAACGACATCTACGACTACGACTACAACAACTACAACAACAGCACGACCTACTACAAGATATAGAACTCGATCACCGACCCGAACCAGGGCTCCACCTCAAGACAGAAACAAACAAAagctttataatgaaataaaaaatttactcgAAGAAAGTGATACTAAAGGTTTTGATGATAATTTAAGAGCTAAAAGCGTAGCGTTGCTTCAGAAACcagatatattaaaacaacttaAAGTAGCTTTAGCTGAAAATCCGgaagattttaatgaaaaaaatttcaCGTCTCGGGAAATTTCTTTAAACGGTCAAAAGTTTGAAGTTATAAGAACAACTAACCCGAATTTGATTCCAAAAGGTGCGATAGCCGCCGACAGTCCGGACTTAGGTAAGCTGATAACAGCTACCCAAGAGCCGCAAAAAGAAAGTCGCATCTCTTTTGACGATTTAACAAAAGGTGTATTGCCACCCGGGGCTAATTTCGAACTTATAAAACAAGCAGATAACGGTAAGTTGGAAGAAGTTTCTAAAATACCAAGTtcacttcaaaataaaaagaaagttaCTTTCGTTTTTCTGGAGGAACAAGATGACGGCACATTCAAAGTGAAAGGTGTGAAGGCAAACGGGCAACAAACCGAAGAAGGGCCTGAGGTTGAAGATATTTTGAATAAGATCAAGAAGGGTGAAATACAACTGCCGGGACCAACCAAAATTAGTAACAATATTTACACTTCTAGCACGCAAAGCCCAACTATTTCAACAACCGAATATATAGCCGAATCATCGCATCATCCATCAAGTTACACCAGTTTCGTAACAACGTCGAATTACGGCAATTCAGGGCATACTAACCCAATACAAACAACGCCAGCGCCCACTTATCGCAACTCAATTGCATCATCGACAAGAACTACTCCTGTGACTCAAACTTATGCGCCTACCACCCGAGCGACAACTAGTGAAAGATATGTTATCAAATCTTCGACtccaaattacataaaaaacagaCACAGCCATCACCAAGCGACGAGGAGTCACGTGCCCAGTACGACTGCTATAAATACAACTCCGGTTTATAGAACGACGCCTCAAGATATTGTTGTAATCGGATCAAGCGCCGCTCCATCTTACGAAGAGTCTACCGTAAACTTGAACTATGACAAGAGTGATACACCTGACCTCGTGGATATTCTGAAAGAAAATGGTCTGTTCGCAACGgctaaatatttgaaacaatctGGCTTGGATGCGATACTAAATGAAACAGGACCTTACACAATTTTCGCCCCCACCGATAAAGCTTTTAGGACTTTATTAGTTCAACTCGGCGGGCCTGATAGGGCAGAAGAGAAGTTCCGTGACAATCCTAGACTATTGAGTGgg TTGCTACTCCATCACGTTATCCCCGGCGCGTTCGACATCGGCTCGCTCCAAGACGAAATGACAGGCGTCTCTCTTGCCGGCACGCAACTCCGGGTGAATCAGTACGATATGCATGACGTCGAATGGAACGAAGTGCGAGTGACGACTATCAACGGGGCTCGAGTCCTTGACGATAAGAAGGACATACATATACCACAG GGCATTGCCCACGCAGTGGACCGGGTGATGTTCCCGCTGCCGGTCGGAGATCTCGTACAGACGTTGCAAGCGGACCGGGATCGACGCTTTACGACTTTCCTAAAAGCTATATACGCCAGCGGCTTCGCGGAAACTTTAGCAG AGAGCAAAACGTACACGGTGTTCGCGCCGACGGACGCGGCGTTCGCGCGGCTGCCCGCGGCCGAGCTGGCGCGCGCGGCGGACCGCgcgggcgcgcgcgcgctcgTGGCGCGCCACGTGCTGCCGGGCACGCTCTACAGCGCCGGCATGCGCTACTACCAGCTGCGGAACTCCATGGAGGACGCCAAGCCCCTGACCCTGCAGAAGAGCTCCG GTCGCATCAAAGTGAACAACGCCCAAGTCATAACTCACAACATCCCGGCGACCAATGGCGTCATCCACGCCGTGGACACGCTGCTCTAG
- the LOC125077283 gene encoding eukaryotic translation initiation factor 2-alpha kinase 1-like → MDSKKHDKWEALATVKSFDQGIARNSHHESILQQSMQHIEVINSTATTPISLLVQSLVKQLCSLLEKDLNRANQLYNTICEKLHSMNLIDNSYSMGEFEVMRSQYQRALYQLVTVASGSEIPIPLPVSWPITSSALEWSRYHKEFEELYFIAGGGFGSVFKARHRLDGVEYAVKKVFIKSSDVNSIMTHLAEVKTIASLNHTNIVNYKAAWLEPMIESKVKKKNKFKMDTDHDDFSMGSNKDSSVYPDIMKSFKTYNSKELTKHYSQSDFIISFERSNTLDNSVTSDEELEDEEDSSSAERNAVCKLMSGKEYENCSRVNLKWATLYIQMTYCQQTLKQWLDERNNHMKLSRKNSEDLTLQHSDSTDSNCYDSSFSDSNVAWTRVLVDMFTQLVRGLHYIHSKGIIHHDVKPSNVFVAQSENGLLVQLGDFGLACPLQQSHSGLALGTHLYAAPEQLEGQCNPKSDMYSLGIILLEMVEPFGTDMERVKTITGLRKGQIPANLTANYPKIAHIIGKLIQRRPNKRLDTTQLLEELSTLSENKDDTIRLLKEELAAKEDEIAHLKLMLAKCNFRS, encoded by the exons gtATTGCTCGCAATAGTCACCATGAGTCCATCTTGCAACAGAGCATGCAACACATCGAAGTTATCAACTCCACAGCAACAACACCCATTAGCTTACTCGTGCAATCACTGGTTAAGCAGTTATGTTCACTTCTGGAAAAGGACCTCAACAGAGCCAACCAATTGTACAACACTATTTGTGAGAAACTTCACAGtatgaatttaattgataattcaTATTCGATGGGAGAGTTCGAAGTGATGAGGAGTCAGTATCAGAGAGCTCTTTACCAACTCGTCACAGTCGCCAGTGGTTCAGAAATACCGATTCCTCTCCCAGTGTCCTGGCCCATCACTAGTTCAGCTCTGGAGTGGTCGCGATACCACAAGGAGTTTGAAGAATTATACTTTATAGCGGGTGGGGGGTTTGGTAGCGTGTTCAAAGCGCGACATAGGTTAGATGGCGTCGAATACGctgtaaaaaaagtttttatcaaaTCATCCGACgttaattccataatgacgcaTTTGGCTGAAGTAAAAACAATCGCCAGTTTAAATCACACGAATATAGTCAATTATAAGGCTGCATGGCTGGAACCAATGATAGAATCGAAAgttaagaagaaaaataaatttaaaatggacaCTGATCATGATGATTTTTCAATGGGATCTAACAAAGATTCTTCTGTTTATCCTGACATCATGAAATCTTTTAAAACGTACAATTCTAAAGAATTAACTAAGCACTATAGCCAATCTGACTTCATAATATCATTTGAGAGATCGAATACTTTGGACAATTCCGTAACTTCTGATGAAGAGTTGGAAGACGAGGAAGATTCGAGTTCAGCCGAGCGGAACGCTGTATGCAAACTTATGTCAGGCAAAGAATACGAAAACTGCTCTCGAGTTAACTTGAAATGGGCCACCCTGTATATACAGATGACTTACTGTCAACAAACCCTTAAGCAGTGGCTGGACGAGCGCAATAACCATATGAAACTCTCCAGGAAAAATTCCGAAGATCTAACACTGCAACACAGTGACTCGACTGATTCCAATTGCTACGACTCTTCCTTCTCTGATTCCAACGTGGCGTGGACTCGTGTCTTGGTTGACATGTTCACTCAGCTCGTCCGAGGACTGCATTATATTCATTCGAAAGGGATAATTCATCACGACGTTAAGCCCAGTAATGTGTTCGTGGCTCAGAGTGAAAATGGGCTACTCGTTCAGCTGGGCGATTTTGGCTTGGCCTGTCCGTTGCAGCAGTCTCATAGCGGATTAGCCCTCGGTACGCATTTGTACGCTGCGCCAGAACAACTAGAAGGTCAATGCAATCCTAAG AGTGACATGTATTCGCTCGGCATCATACTTCTAGAGATGGTGGAGCCGTTCGGCACTGACATGGAGCGTGTGAAAACAATAACGGGCCTTCGCAAGGGACAGATCCCAGCGAACCTCACCGCGAACTACCCAAAGATAGCTCACATCATCGGGAAGTTGATCCAAAGGCGACCGAACAAACGATTAGATACAACACAACTGCTCGAAGAACTTAGCACTCTCTCTGAAAACAAAGACGATACGATACGTTTGCTCAAAGAGGAGTTGGCTGCGAAGGAAGACGAAATAGCCCATTTGAAGTTGATGCTCGCTAAATGTAACTTCCGTTCATGA